The Novipirellula artificiosorum genome contains a region encoding:
- a CDS encoding HEAT repeat domain-containing protein, producing the protein MFSGDSSELPNPFALHIDGNHATGKTSFKTAAKFFVIVSVLFAVTVAAGHYSRTWIVNRLMSGFSQLQTPEKQQRLVQIAELGLPSVEPLVSGLMDEQNEVARTAYELLRESQNRWTSLPWQDAREHHQTMIEAMQKVSLSLPEDRTGWASSLVQQTIMESVQESDEASRQLYHLATDTLSRMSLTEGAGPSILDDQPLDSRTPVRLAVRSKPLPVSEADALDAWTDWPIAEPQIISSGTRPPPTPQPQERSQATETTPSVYRSSATRLQPVDPTEAIVLNDIHETVARETNSTGVSRRTPTVVPTSYLTESPLETYDTPSVIKWLGHEQLPLREKAKRELTQRGFSTRQIEIATQVAAADSVSRLALVDSIARSRIDNPRPWLVMLLNDDNREVRLRTVSVIAPMNDAELNKALRTCLETERDPIVNARIRKVLKYR; encoded by the coding sequence ATGTTCTCAGGCGACTCCAGCGAACTTCCCAACCCGTTTGCGCTGCATATCGATGGAAACCACGCGACCGGTAAGACATCGTTCAAGACAGCTGCAAAATTTTTCGTCATCGTTTCCGTTCTGTTTGCGGTCACCGTAGCGGCCGGCCACTACAGTCGCACGTGGATCGTCAATCGCTTGATGAGCGGGTTCAGCCAGCTTCAAACGCCCGAAAAACAACAACGGCTGGTTCAAATCGCTGAACTCGGGTTGCCATCGGTCGAACCACTGGTCAGCGGTTTGATGGATGAACAAAACGAGGTCGCCAGGACGGCTTACGAGCTGCTTCGGGAATCCCAAAATCGCTGGACCTCTTTGCCGTGGCAAGACGCCCGTGAGCATCACCAAACCATGATCGAGGCAATGCAGAAGGTCTCACTGAGCCTTCCCGAGGATCGCACGGGATGGGCATCGAGTCTGGTCCAGCAAACGATCATGGAATCCGTCCAAGAATCGGACGAAGCATCACGCCAATTGTACCATTTGGCTACCGACACGCTCTCTCGCATGTCCCTCACCGAAGGCGCCGGTCCGAGCATTTTGGACGATCAGCCGCTCGACTCACGAACCCCCGTCCGGCTCGCTGTCCGATCCAAACCGTTGCCGGTCTCGGAAGCCGACGCCCTCGACGCTTGGACCGATTGGCCGATTGCGGAGCCACAGATCATTTCCTCAGGAACGCGTCCACCACCTACACCCCAACCGCAGGAACGATCGCAAGCGACCGAGACAACGCCGTCGGTCTACCGATCCTCCGCCACACGATTGCAACCGGTGGATCCGACCGAAGCCATCGTGCTCAACGACATTCACGAAACCGTCGCTCGAGAAACAAACTCAACCGGTGTTTCGCGACGAACGCCAACCGTCGTCCCCACCAGCTATTTGACCGAATCACCACTCGAAACGTACGACACACCGTCGGTGATCAAGTGGCTCGGACATGAACAGTTGCCGCTTCGCGAGAAGGCAAAGCGTGAATTGACCCAGCGAGGTTTCTCCACGCGACAGATCGAGATAGCCACCCAAGTTGCTGCCGCCGATTCGGTTTCGCGACTCGCCCTGGTCGACTCGATTGCCCGGTCACGGATCGACAACCCACGTCCCTGGCTGGTCATGCTGCTCAACGATGACAATCGCGAAGTCCGACTAAGAACGGTGTCGGTCATTGCCCCGATGAACGATGCGGAACTCAACAAAGCGCTCCGGACGTGCCTCGAAACGGAACGTGATCCCATCGTCAACGCCCGCATCCGCAAGGTGTTGAAGTATCGATAG